Within the Candidatus Culexarchaeum yellowstonense genome, the region ACAGATTACCCCTTTGCAACAGCTATTGGTATAAATCGGGCGACAAGAGTGGCTATTCCAACGTTGTGAGATACATTGGCAACCCTATCAATATCTTTATATGCTTCAGGGGCCTCTTCTATAATTCCATCTCTACTAGCTGCTTTTATTAGAATCCCCCTACTAGCTAACCTCCTAGTTATTTCGTTGGCTGTAAATTGCTTTAAAGCTTGTGCGCGGCTGAGTAAACGTCCAGCTCCATGCGCCGTTGACCCAAAACTAATTTCCATAGCCTTTTGCTGACCCAGTAGTAGATAGGATGCTGTCCCCATAGATCCGGGTATTATTACTGGTTGACCAATTTTTCTGTATTCTTCTGGTAGTTCTGGATGGCTTGCAGGGAATGCTCTAGTGGCACCCTTTCTATGCACATAAACTTTACGCGTCTCCCCATTTACCTTATGATCCTCAAGTTTAGCTATATTGTGTGCCACATCGTATATCATATGCATTCCTAAAGATTCCGCAGATTGCTTTAGAACCTTTTCAAATGATTCTCTCACCCAATGCAATATTAGTTGTCTATTAGCCCAAGCGTAATTTGATGCACAAGCCATGGCTGCAAAATAATCTTCAGCCTCCCTACTTTTAGCTGGCGCATACACCAGTTCTCTATCTGGGAATCTAAGATTATACTTTCTAGAGGCTCTTTCCATTATGACGAGGTAATCAGAGCAAACTTGGTGTCCAAGTCCACGTGAACCTGTATGTATCATCACAGTAATTTGCCCTTCATGAAGTATACCGAAGGCCTTAGCTACCTTCTCATCATATATCTTATCAACAACTTGTATTTCTAAGAAGTGATTTCCACTTCCAAGGGTACCAAGTTGTGGAGCTCCTCTAGCTTTCGCTTTACTTGAAACCTTATTTGGATCTGCATTCTTTAAAGCCCCGTATGCTTCACATCTTTTTACATCTTCCTCCCAGCCATAACCGTTTTCAACAGCCCATTTAGCACCTCCCATTAATACTTCATCAAGCTGATTTGTGGATAATCTGATTTTTCCTTCAGAACCAACACCTGATGGAACCATAATGAAAATGGTATCTAAAAGCTGTGCTATTTTATCTTTAATGTCGTTATAGCTTAGATCTGATCTTATTAACCTAACACCACAATTGATATCATAACCTACACCACCAGGGCTTACAATACCTTCTTCAGCATCGAAGGCGGCAACCCCACCTATTGGAAAACCATAACCTTCATGTCCATCAGGTAGAACTATTGAAAATTTATATATTCCGGGAAGTTTGGCAACGTTTATACATTGCTCAAGCGTTCTATCTTCCTTCATTTTCTGAAGCAATACATCATCAGCGTAAACTATGCCAGGAACCTTCATACCAATAGTGGGATCTTTAGGTATAATCCACGTGAAATCATTAACTCTCTCTATTTTAACCATCGTATCCCCACCTAAATACTATGATAGTAATGATCCAATAAAAACTTTTGTGCATAAAGTGGCAACTTAAAAATAACGCATACTGAATTACCCTAAATATCTAAAAGGAACTTGGCAACAAACTTGTTATCTTCATTGTATATCTCCATTTGAGAATACGTAATTGCCTTCACTACAGTTCTCCTTTCATGTTTCGCCGAATCAAATTTTTCTCCAAATACAATGGCGTCTAACACATAATTTTCTTCATCAATTTTAGATATACGCTGAACATTAAATGAGGAGAAAACTAATCCTTCAGCATCGAAAAGATATAACAATTCTTCAAGCCATGAGTATAGTAGTGAGTAAAGGTCAAAACCATTAACATGAATTTCCCTTCTAATTGATGGTTCTATCCTTGAAGTATCTGTCATAACTTCAAACATGGCTTTTGCTGCATATTCAAAGCACTCGTTTAAACTCCTTCCGAAAGCCATTACATAAACATCTGCCTTATGATCAAGAAAGACAAATCCATGATCACCATGGATCTCTGACATAATAAATACTAAGCAGAACAACAATTTTTATTTTATCTAATTGAAAATTATTTATGCAGAGCCGGGGTGGCCGAGCGGACTAAATAGAAGGATCATCTAGGTCAAGGCGCAGGCCTTGAGAGCCTGTGTCCCTTCGGGGACTCGCGGGTTCAAATCCCGCCCCCGGCGCCAAATAAATAAAATTAATAAAAGCCGTTGAAGAAAGATATGATGGGGTGGCGGCTAGGTGGGGTGCTCGGCCTACCCTTGCAGGGGTTCCCCCTGCACCGCAAATGGTCGATATGGCGGGCCGAAGCCGACGCGAGGCATCCCAACAAGTGCTGAAACCCACAACCCAGCGATGAAACCTCGTCCCATGGGGTGCACGGAGGCGATAGGCTCCTCGGAGGAGGAGCTGAATCGCCCTTACCAAGCGAACCGGGTTAGGCCAGGAATGGAGCGGCCCTAAGCTTGGACGTGCACGTTCATGGGGTTGCGGGGTTGAGTATGATGTGGGATTTCAGCACTTGAATGGGATGTCCAGCGCCGGCGCGCCGCCACCCCCTCTAATTATAGGATCTTCAGATCTTCAAGTAGCTCGCAAGCTCTACATATTTCTCTTGTTGTTGGCTCACCGCAATGCTTACATCTATTTAATTTTATTTTCATTAAATCCTCTTTATTCATAATTTTGTTTACAAAGTCTTCAAACGATGAGACGATTGAGAATTTTACATCTGGGTGTCTAGTCTCATAATCGTTTAAGAAGGATCTAATTTCACTTCTAAGGGAGAGTTTGGAGAATGGACATTCATTGGAATATAGGTCTATTCCACTATAATATGCATAGAGAGCTATTTCCTTTTCTGGAATATATTTCATAGGCTTTACACGAGGTATAAACCCTTCATATTTTTGTGATTCTATTCTGAACGACTCAATTAACCGTCCTATGTCTCCACGTAATATATTCATCAAGATGGTTTGTGCTTCATCATCTAAATTGTGGGCTGTAGCTATTTTTGTTGCACCAATTTCCCTTCCTTTCACGTTAAGAATCTTCCTCCTTAAAACACCACAATAGGTGCATGGATGATAGGGAGACCCTTTTTTCTCTGCTTTATCAACTATCTCTTTAAGTGTGTAACCATAAAAATCTTTAAATGAGAAAGTTAAATGCTCCACTCCAAACATGCTTGAAAATTTCTTCGCTATCCTTATTCCCTCCACACGATAACCATTGAATCCCTCATCAATTGTAATGGCAGTTAATTTAACATCAGGAAAGGTTCTCTCAATTTTAGAAACAATTTTCATCATAACAACACTATCCTTCCCACCAGAAACTGCGAGGACTATATGATCATTCCAATCAAATAGCTTTCCCTTATTTATAGTCCAGCGAACTCTATCCTCAACATGTCTTATGAAACAATTCTTGCAGTAAGCAACGCCAGACATCCTCTTAAAGTATACCGCTTGCCTATCACAAAATGAACACTTCAATCAACATCACCTCAAGAACATTGATTGTGAAACATTGAGGAGAAGGAGAAGCAATGAAGCGAATTTCAAAATCTCCAAAAATAATTCCCCAATCCCAAGTGGTTTTCCCATAAAGAAGGTTTTCTTTGAATTCAGTGTCTTGTGACTAAATAAAACTTCAAAAAATCGTCCTCCATCAAAGAAGGGTATTGGAAGCATATTTATAAAGGCAGCACTCAGGGATAGCACCTCAAACCAATTCAGGAAATTGTAGTAATAGTATGGTAGAAGTGGAGAGGATAACAGTGGAATGGATGAAGGATAATAATTGAAAACCCGTACGCCAAGGAAAACCTTTGACGCATTGCTTGGATGGGAACCTCCAATCATATGAATATCGCCTCGAAGTGTAGTTAATGTGACATTTGAATTCGCTGGTATAGAGTTGAGCACATTTGAAAAGGATAAAGAATCATTGATTTTAATTCCATTAATCTTCAATATGACATCCCCAGTTTTAACTCCATAAAATTGCGCTGGTGACCCATCAACAACCTCAACCACAACAACACCAGAAGAAGAGCCGTAAAATGGAGATATAAAGAAAGAAAAGTTTGCAATAATATAAAGAGCAAAAATTCCAGTTATCAAATTTGCCGCAGAACCAGAGGCAAGTATTCTTAGCTTAGACAGAACTTTAGCAGAATTCATTTCATTCTCATCCAACTCAACAAAACCTCCTCCCAAAAACATTGCAAGCAATATACCTACACTCTTAATATTCACATTCTCGGTAAAAGCTGCAATTCCATGTGCAAACTCGTGAAAGAAGAAGACTAGCACTACTGAAATGATAAAATAAGATAAAGAATTAAATGAGATGGTGATTCCGGGGATTAATGGGAGGATAGGTTGAACTTCACCTACTCGAGAATAATAGGAGATTATGTTGCTTATGAAAAAGTTTAAAGTAAATAGTGCTTCACCAATGCCAAGGAAAACACCTATTGTAAAGAGCACCCTCCAAAACCTTCTCGCATAATTGGCCACTTTGAAAATAAATACATTCAACTTTTCAGTTCTCCATAATAGTACTAGATATGGTTTTATCTCAACATTATACCGTTCCAATTTAAACGCTTTGTAAAGTATAAATAAAGTTGCCCAAAACATGGAGAGATAAACTAAGAATAGCAGTATGTCGCTAATCATGCCACTACAACCAACCAAAAACTTAACAACTACTATAAGATAAATTCTTCTTAGGATATGAGGAGAAAGGTAATCACTAAAGGTGATGCGAAGAAGGTTGTATATGACCAAAATCATTGGAGCCTATTTTATAGCTTAAGAAGTAAAGCTAGGGAAATTATGGAAGCATTGAAGAAGATGGGAATTGATTGCGTAGTGCATGGAAGTTTGGCGAGGGGTGATGTGCATAAGGATAGCGACATAGACATTTTCATACCATATCCAATACCATCATATCTGGTGGAAATAGCATTGGATAAAATAGGTGTAAAGATATATGGTAAGGAACTTGTCCAAGCCACGCCGAATCATGTAATGAAGGCTCATATAGAGTTAGGTGATAACATAATTATAACATTCCCACTAATGAACATGCGAAGACTTGAGAGAGAATTTTACAAATTCGGAGGAGAAGTGGATTTAAATGATATTATAAACAATAGAAGGAAACCAGGAGTTACGAAAAATCTCCTACTAATAGAACCAACAGAAGATGGACATATAGAATCTCCAATAATTGGAAGAGAAGAATACGTTGCGAAGATACTAGATGTTTCCATAGATATAGTAAAGGAGAGAGAACGAATACTAATGAGACGTGATGAAATTGGCAGAACAGGAGTCTATTTCAAATATATATTGTCGCCAACTGAAAACTTTGAAGAAGTATTTAAAAATATGTTAGATAGAAACCCGGCATTAAGAAGAAGATACAGCATTTAAATAATATCTCATTTATCTGAAAAGAGGGATAAAATAATGATTAACCTAATTATGGTAACACAAAGTCTAGAAGAAAAGTTTAGGGATATTGTAAGTAGCTGGATAAGAAATGTGGAAGAGAATATAATATGGATAACTTCAATGATAAAAGATGCAGCTTTAACCATTGGGAGGGCATCATACTCATCAATGATAATAATTGGAGTTATAATGTGGTGTATGAACATACAAAAATATCATGCAAGAAGATTGATATATGGTGGAATAATATTGGCGTTAATCACAGAACTACTGGCTTAAAATCCACGATTATTTGCTTAGAGAAAGTAATATTCGTCTAAAAACACCCATTAGAGTAAATGCTTCTCTACCAGATATAAATGATCTTCCGATAATATGTTTGAACACTATAAAGGCTCTCTCCCTCTTGTGCGGAGGATAATCGATGACATCTAAGATATTCTTAAAATACTCTAAGAGCTTTTCCTTCTCTATCTGAGAAGACTCTCTGTATTTAGCAGGTTTACTGGAACTCTTTGATAGAAAAAGCTCGTAGAGTATTATGGCAACTGCGTGACTAAGATTGAGGGATGGATATAGGTGGCTTGTGGGTATTGTAACTATGACATCACAAAATTTTAATTCTTCATTCTTAAGTCCAATACTTTCCCTACCAAAAATTAAACCTATTTTACCACGAACATCACTAATAGCATCGGCGAGCGTTCTAGGTGTAATGGCCATTCTTAATAAATTGTAATCATGGCCACGTTTACTTGTTGTTCCAATATTGAAATCTGTAAAATCTTTCAATTTAGTTAAGTCATCAAGAACGATAGCGTCATCCAATATTGGTTTAGCATGAACAGCATAGATAGAAGCTTCATTAACATCAATTTTCGGATTTATTAATATTAAATGTTTAAAACCAAAGTTCATCATAACCCTTGCAACGAAGCCCACATTACCTGAATATTCAGGTTCAACTAAAACGATGTATATGTTCTCTAATTCCATCTTCTCACCGCTCTAATTAAATATAATTTCTCGAAAAAGAAGCTTTTTTCAAGAATGATTGAAGCCTCGAAGCCCATTTCATATAATTTACTAAGAGTTTTCTGAGGATTGGATAAAGAAGATTGTAGAAGCAGGAGTTCACCATTTTTACGAAGCACGTAAGGAAAAGCATTTATAAAACGATCTATAATCAATCTACCATCCACACCTCCACACCACGCCATTCGCTCTTCCTCATCAATATATAAATCGTATTTATCGGCAGGTAAGTATGGAGGATTGAAGACGATTAGATCAAAGGTTGATGACTTAAACGGGTCTGTAAGATTACCTCTCACTATTGACACTTTATTTTGTATGAAATTTAACTTCACATTATACCATGCATTTCTAGTGGCATTACCACTTATGTCAATTGCAACCACATGTTTACAAACCCTAGTTAGAAGCATAGACAATATGCCACAGCCACATCCAACATCCAATCCACATTCATACTCCTTGTTAAGCGATGCTATCAAATCACAAAACATAAAACTGTCATCAGATGGGCAATAGACTTTCGGAAATACTATGATTTCAAACCCGTAAAGATTAAAGCGATGCATATGCTTCATAACGATCTATAGGCTTATTATTTCACTCCAGCTTAAAATTAAGTTGATTATATAAAAGCGATGCTATCATATATAACTCATCAATGTTCAACTCTACAACTCTTTTCTCAATAAATGGTACTCTACACGCCATATCATCGTATATTTTTTCAGGAAGGTTTTTTAATTTAAAATAGATATCCAAAGCATTTCTCAATTTTTTATTCTTACAAGTAAATATAATTCTAATAAAATCCAAAAAGAACAGATTCACACTATCTTGAGGTGAAACATTTTTGGGGGTTAATCTTATTAAAGAAATGTCAACCTCAGGTTGTGGGTAAAAACAGTTTTTAGATACATTTTCAAGAAAATCTATTTGGAAGAAGAAGTTTGAAGTTACGCTTAACCTACCATAATCTTTAGAGCCAGGTTTAGCTAACATTCTATCTACAAACTCTTTCTGTAAAGTTAAAACAGCCAATTTGAATCTGATCTCTTGAGCTATCTTAAACAATAGTGGTGAAGATATGTTGAAGGGTACATTAGAAATTATCTTGTCAACGTTACTAATATTTAATTTCAAAAAATTGGCATGCATAATACTTACATTTTCAAAATCTTTTAACATAGATCTTAGGATATTTACAAGTTTAGCATCTATCTCAACGGCTATGACCTTTTTAGCTCTTTCAGCTATCTTTCTAGTTAAAAAGCCAAGACCCGCCCCAACTTCCAAGACAACATCATTACTTTCAACATTTGCCGAATCAATCATTTTTGAAATTAAAGAAGAGCATATGACGAAATTTTGTCCCAATCTCTTTTTAGGCTTTATATTGTACTCTTTTAATAGATGTTTAACTTCACTTAAAAGGCTCATATCCACTAACCTTTCACAAATAATCTATACTTATCTTCCCCCATTAATTCTGAAATAATACGTTTAATAATCAGCTTCTTTGGATCGGAAATTTTAGCTCTTAGACGTATATCTTCAAAGCTTTCAAATGGCTTGATTCGCCTTTCTTCCAGGATTATCCATAAATGTTTTTTCCCAATTCCTGGTAATAGTTCAAGCGAATGCATTCTTGTAGTTAAAGCTCCAGCTGTATTGAAGAAATTTACAAACTTCTTTTCTTGCTGCGTTACAATGATGTCAAGCACATTTAATAGCTCATCCTTAGCGGTAGCTGTTAAGTCATTATATGTTATTTTACGTTTAATTCGCAATACTTTATCCCTAACACCCTTACCTATGTATAAAAGTTCTCTGGGGGCAACTGACACATTAGGTCTTATAACAACTTCTAGCAAAACAAAGTAATCTGCGCCTATAACCTGTGCTATTGGCTCACTTTTAAAGAGAGACTTTTCAGTGAGTGGATGACCATACGGTAGGAAATCAAGTACATAGGCATAATTTTCATAGAAACTATCGGTTTTACCTCTATAAGAAGACATGAAATAACACCTAATATAAAGTTTGAATCAAACAAGGGTATTGTTAGCAGAAGCTTCTTATAACTTCCAATATTCTTTGTAATTCAGAGGTTAATAGAACTCTTCCCTCGGTTAGAGTAAGAACTCTTAATTCCTCTACAGTTTTGGGTAGAATGTTAGCTATTTGAACTGCGGAAAATCGTGATAATTTAAATTCATCTACTAACTTTTTTATTAAATCCTCAGCTCTTTGTGAATCGATCTTAGCTATTTTTGACGACACATCTAATGTGAGATTTTGCAGTGTAGATAGATCCCCAGTCTCCATTCTCTTTTTCAAAAGATCCTTCACTACTGCATAAGGTACTTCAATTTTTTCAGAAATAACTCTTGGAATAGAAATCACCTCAAAATTTAAGTGGTTAGTGGTCTGATGTGTTGTGGTCTAACGATTAATGTTTTCTCTTTTTCTCCAAGATTGACTTTAATTATGTAGGCTCTACCTCTACGACCAATAATTGTTCCCACTTTCCCATGATAGCGTCGATGCGGCATCCCCTTGTGGACGCTTGGATCAATAACTATGGAAACATTATCACCTTCCTTATATGGATAAATTATTCTACTTAAGGGTGTTAAACCCTTCTCCCTTACATTTTTACGTAATAATTTCCGAGTCCTACTTCTATATCCAACAGAGTGCTTCACCAATGCCTTCACCTAAACAACAATTTTACAATAGTTTATTTTATAGGGTAATTAATAAATATTCCATTACCTTACTTCCTATATCTCCTCAGATACAAAGATAATGGATAATTCAACACATTTGGCTTTGAGTTGTAATATTTGAGAAAAGTTGGGCATTGTCCTATTATTATCTCCGCTTATAAGCTCTTTCACATATAATCCGCCTTGACATTCTATAGTGGCTTTAAATCTTCGGGAATCAATAAGCTCAGTTTTAACAGAATAAACTTTTTTCACTCTAATTTTGTTAGCTCTTCTATGTAAGACACGTAATGGGGTATACTGCCTAATTTCTATATTAGAGAAATATTCCTCTAACTTTTTAAGAGAATTTTCATCCAATTCTCCGTCGACTTCAATTAAAGCCTGATAAACTTTTTTGGAAAATGCTGATAAGGTTTTCAGTTTTCTTACCTCTTTCCTGTTAGAAAAGCGAATTAATTTTACTTCTATCATACATTTAGCGTTATCATTAATTGCTTTCTCTAAGTAAGCTAAGTCTACATTCCTACGCTTAGGATCTTTTATTTCAACAATAAACGGTCTCCCATTTCCAAGAGTTAAAGTGTCAACGTCTTCTCTCCCCGCACCATGAAAAATGCCTTCAACACCATTAGTAGCATTAAGGATGGGACCTACAATTAATTCAGAGATGGATGTGCTGTAGCGTTTACCAGTGTAGTTACATTGAGGACACCCCTTCCCCCAGCAATTACTGCAAAACCATGTTGTCTGCGGAATGCCTCTTACGAGCTTTTTGTATCGGCCATAAATGAAAATGGGTTTGGGATTTATTGAGATGTTAAAGTTTTCAATATCCACTATAATGACTATATCGGGATCGTCGAATGATGCTTTCTTTCCAATTATAATTTGTAATTTTTTGCCAATTAGCCGGTTGAGTTCGGATTTTAGTGATTCGCCAGCATCAATACCTAAATGCGATCTGACAACGTCTTCTCTTTCTAAGAAATCTGCTGGTATTTTAGTGCCTATAAGAAACGTGTTGAAATCATATTCATTAAGTATGGGTGAAATCCTTTTCACATATTCATCTAAATTTTCAAATATGTTTTTGCATATGAAGCATTCCTTTACATTTTGAAAATCACACCCAATATGCTTCAATAAGTCCTGCGCTGGTTTAAAGAAGCCATTACTAGCCAATACTTTTAAGTTGTCTATAGCTAAATCTTTGGATTCATCGTCTTTTAACATTAAATGTGAAATCATTGTGAGTAACAATTTTATTGAATATCCTCTCTCAGCATTATCTACCCCCTTACCCAATCGCGCGAAGAGTCTTCCGAAACAATGGTCGCAAAGCGGGAATTCCTTTAAAATGTTCATAGCGTTATCTAGAATTTTAGCATTAATCATTACGCTTCACCTCTTGTTTATCTAAATAGTTACTTAATATCGTCAATAAGGCACCGGGCAATTTATACTTTGAGGCAACTTTGATAGGTTTTGCACTTAATTTGACTAATAATTGTAATATGCTTGGATCTGCAAATGGATAGAAAATTATGAACTTAAAATTTTTGGGAAAATGAACCTCATCAATCCACATACCTTTATCATCATTGAAAAATAGGTTACTCGAACCTTTAATCAAGCCTGGAAAATCTATTCTACTATACGAGATCCCAGTGGTTAAGGTGGATTCCGCCCCAGATCTCCCATATTTGAGATTCATGGATAAAACTT harbors:
- a CDS encoding RtcB family protein — its product is MKVPGIVYADDVLLQKMKEDRTLEQCINVAKLPGIYKFSIVLPDGHEGYGFPIGGVAAFDAEEGIVSPGGVGYDINCGVRLIRSDLSYNDIKDKIAQLLDTIFIMVPSGVGSEGKIRLSTNQLDEVLMGGAKWAVENGYGWEEDVKRCEAYGALKNADPNKVSSKAKARGAPQLGTLGSGNHFLEIQVVDKIYDEKVAKAFGILHEGQITVMIHTGSRGLGHQVCSDYLVIMERASRKYNLRFPDRELVYAPAKSREAEDYFAAMACASNYAWANRQLILHWVRESFEKVLKQSAESLGMHMIYDVAHNIAKLEDHKVNGETRKVYVHRKGATRAFPASHPELPEEYRKIGQPVIIPGSMGTASYLLLGQQKAMEISFGSTAHGAGRLLSRAQALKQFTANEITRRLASRGILIKAASRDGIIEEAPEAYKDIDRVANVSHNVGIATLVARFIPIAVAKG
- a CDS encoding archease, producing MSEIHGDHGFVFLDHKADVYVMAFGRSLNECFEYAAKAMFEVMTDTSRIEPSIRREIHVNGFDLYSLLYSWLEELLYLFDAEGLVFSSFNVQRISKIDEENYVLDAIVFGEKFDSAKHERRTVVKAITYSQMEIYNEDNKFVAKFLLDI
- a CDS encoding TIGR00269 family protein, translated to MKCSFCDRQAVYFKRMSGVAYCKNCFIRHVEDRVRWTINKGKLFDWNDHIVLAVSGGKDSVVMMKIVSKIERTFPDVKLTAITIDEGFNGYRVEGIRIAKKFSSMFGVEHLTFSFKDFYGYTLKEIVDKAEKKGSPYHPCTYCGVLRRKILNVKGREIGATKIATAHNLDDEAQTILMNILRGDIGRLIESFRIESQKYEGFIPRVKPMKYIPEKEIALYAYYSGIDLYSNECPFSKLSLRSEIRSFLNDYETRHPDVKFSIVSSFEDFVNKIMNKEDLMKIKLNRCKHCGEPTTREICRACELLEDLKIL
- a CDS encoding site-2 protease family protein; this translates as MILVIYNLLRITFSDYLSPHILRRIYLIVVVKFLVGCSGMISDILLFLVYLSMFWATLFILYKAFKLERYNVEIKPYLVLLWRTEKLNVFIFKVANYARRFWRVLFTIGVFLGIGEALFTLNFFISNIISYYSRVGEVQPILPLIPGITISFNSLSYFIISVVLVFFFHEFAHGIAAFTENVNIKSVGILLAMFLGGGFVELDENEMNSAKVLSKLRILASGSAANLITGIFALYIIANFSFFISPFYGSSSGVVVVEVVDGSPAQFYGVKTGDVILKINGIKINDSLSFSNVLNSIPANSNVTLTTLRGDIHMIGGSHPSNASKVFLGVRVFNYYPSSIPLLSSPLLPYYYYNFLNWFEVLSLSAAFINMLPIPFFDGGRFFEVLFSHKTLNSKKTFFMGKPLGIGELFLEILKFASLLLLLLNVSQSMFLR
- a CDS encoding nucleotidyltransferase domain-containing protein, which encodes MRRKVITKGDAKKVVYDQNHWSLFYSLRSKAREIMEALKKMGIDCVVHGSLARGDVHKDSDIDIFIPYPIPSYLVEIALDKIGVKIYGKELVQATPNHVMKAHIELGDNIIITFPLMNMRRLEREFYKFGGEVDLNDIINNRRKPGVTKNLLLIEPTEDGHIESPIIGREEYVAKILDVSIDIVKERERILMRRDEIGRTGVYFKYILSPTENFEEVFKNMLDRNPALRRRYSI
- a CDS encoding RNA methyltransferase, yielding MELENIYIVLVEPEYSGNVGFVARVMMNFGFKHLILINPKIDVNEASIYAVHAKPILDDAIVLDDLTKLKDFTDFNIGTTSKRGHDYNLLRMAITPRTLADAISDVRGKIGLIFGRESIGLKNEELKFCDVIVTIPTSHLYPSLNLSHAVAIILYELFLSKSSSKPAKYRESSQIEKEKLLEYFKNILDVIDYPPHKRERAFIVFKHIIGRSFISGREAFTLMGVFRRILLSLSK
- a CDS encoding methyltransferase, encoding MHRFNLYGFEIIVFPKVYCPSDDSFMFCDLIASLNKEYECGLDVGCGCGILSMLLTRVCKHVVAIDISGNATRNAWYNVKLNFIQNKVSIVRGNLTDPFKSSTFDLIVFNPPYLPADKYDLYIDEEERMAWCGGVDGRLIIDRFINAFPYVLRKNGELLLLQSSLSNPQKTLSKLYEMGFEASIILEKSFFFEKLYLIRAVRRWN
- the rsmA gene encoding 16S rRNA (adenine(1518)-N(6)/adenine(1519)-N(6))-dimethyltransferase RsmA, producing the protein MSLLSEVKHLLKEYNIKPKKRLGQNFVICSSLISKMIDSANVESNDVVLEVGAGLGFLTRKIAERAKKVIAVEIDAKLVNILRSMLKDFENVSIMHANFLKLNISNVDKIISNVPFNISSPLLFKIAQEIRFKLAVLTLQKEFVDRMLAKPGSKDYGRLSVTSNFFFQIDFLENVSKNCFYPQPEVDISLIRLTPKNVSPQDSVNLFFLDFIRIIFTCKNKKLRNALDIYFKLKNLPEKIYDDMACRVPFIEKRVVELNIDELYMIASLLYNQLNFKLE
- a CDS encoding DUF655 domain-containing protein encodes the protein MSSYRGKTDSFYENYAYVLDFLPYGHPLTEKSLFKSEPIAQVIGADYFVLLEVVIRPNVSVAPRELLYIGKGVRDKVLRIKRKITYNDLTATAKDELLNVLDIIVTQQEKKFVNFFNTAGALTTRMHSLELLPGIGKKHLWIILEERRIKPFESFEDIRLRAKISDPKKLIIKRIISELMGEDKYRLFVKG
- a CDS encoding RNA polymerase Rpb4 family protein; translation: MISIPRVISEKIEVPYAVVKDLLKKRMETGDLSTLQNLTLDVSSKIAKIDSQRAEDLIKKLVDEFKLSRFSAVQIANILPKTVEELRVLTLTEGRVLLTSELQRILEVIRSFC
- a CDS encoding 50S ribosomal protein L21e, which encodes MVKHSVGYRSRTRKLLRKNVREKGLTPLSRIIYPYKEGDNVSIVIDPSVHKGMPHRRYHGKVGTIIGRRGRAYIIKVNLGEKEKTLIVRPQHIRPLTT
- a CDS encoding tRNA pseudouridine(54/55) synthase Pus10, with the translated sequence MINAKILDNAMNILKEFPLCDHCFGRLFARLGKGVDNAERGYSIKLLLTMISHLMLKDDESKDLAIDNLKVLASNGFFKPAQDLLKHIGCDFQNVKECFICKNIFENLDEYVKRISPILNEYDFNTFLIGTKIPADFLEREDVVRSHLGIDAGESLKSELNRLIGKKLQIIIGKKASFDDPDIVIIVDIENFNISINPKPIFIYGRYKKLVRGIPQTTWFCSNCWGKGCPQCNYTGKRYSTSISELIVGPILNATNGVEGIFHGAGREDVDTLTLGNGRPFIVEIKDPKRRNVDLAYLEKAINDNAKCMIEVKLIRFSNRKEVRKLKTLSAFSKKVYQALIEVDGELDENSLKKLEEYFSNIEIRQYTPLRVLHRRANKIRVKKVYSVKTELIDSRRFKATIECQGGLYVKELISGDNNRTMPNFSQILQLKAKCVELSIIFVSEEI